A window of Leptolyngbyaceae cyanobacterium contains these coding sequences:
- a CDS encoding 2-phosphosulfolactate phosphatase family protein: MKLFIYHTPELTPSDSSPDCAIAIDVLRATTTMATALAAGAEAVQVFSDLEKLMSVSEAWPPEKRIRAGERGGAQVAGCDMGNSPLDCTSDRVEGRRLFITTTNGTRALERIQNAKTVLAASFVNRKAIVKYVLAQQPETLWIVGSGWEGSFSLEDTACAGAIAYSLMAELGITQDELAGNDEVIGAIALYLQWKEKLLDLMHHASHGKRLLRLNCHEDLKYCVQIDSLDVLPIQREPGVLVKG; this comes from the coding sequence GTGAAATTATTTATTTACCATACCCCGGAACTCACTCCCTCTGATAGTAGCCCCGATTGCGCGATCGCGATCGACGTTTTAAGAGCTACAACCACGATGGCGACAGCTTTGGCGGCGGGAGCGGAGGCTGTCCAAGTATTTAGCGATTTAGAAAAATTAATGTCTGTCAGCGAAGCTTGGCCTCCGGAAAAACGTATTCGGGCAGGTGAACGGGGTGGGGCGCAAGTAGCTGGTTGCGATATGGGCAATTCTCCTTTGGATTGTACCAGCGATCGCGTAGAGGGACGCCGCTTGTTTATCACCACTACTAATGGTACTCGCGCCTTAGAGCGCATCCAAAATGCCAAAACGGTATTGGCGGCGTCATTTGTCAATCGCAAAGCGATCGTAAAATATGTCCTGGCTCAACAACCAGAAACATTATGGATTGTTGGTTCTGGTTGGGAAGGTAGTTTTTCTTTGGAAGATACTGCTTGTGCAGGTGCGATCGCTTATAGCTTAATGGCAGAATTGGGCATAACACAAGATGAACTAGCTGGAAATGATGAAGTAATCGGTGCTATAGCCCTTTATCTCCAGTGGAAAGAGAAACTATTAGACTTAATGCACCACGCCAGTCACGGCAAACGCCTGCTGCGCTTAAACTGTCACGAAGATTTAAAATACTGCGTTCAAATCGATAGCCTTGATGTATTACCCATCCAGCGCGAACCTGGAGTTTTGGTTAAGGGCTAG
- a CDS encoding DUF928 domain-containing protein, which translates to MTGTTQLILSGVVRVQAQSQPSSSSQPLVTNWGAYEPDSSIGKPGRREGGGTRNPCFKGSITVTALIPLVKFQGKQLAYGTTFEASPTFFAYVPPAYVPLSEQENSSAEELSKSRQVEFLLQQQEENKEIYRATFTVPASAGIVSISLPTYENSPTLEVGKNYVWSVSLICDAETYKADPSDNSIKISGLGSIKRVNPEASLQMQLKEASPRERFLAYARKGIWYDALSTLAELRRANPNNPQLEADWREMLKSIQLDNITQEPIVPTDSPSQR; encoded by the coding sequence ATGACTGGAACTACACAGCTAATCTTGTCAGGGGTAGTTAGGGTACAAGCACAGTCACAGCCCTCCAGCAGCAGCCAACCGCTAGTTACTAACTGGGGAGCTTACGAACCCGATTCTAGTATTGGAAAACCGGGACGGCGAGAAGGGGGTGGAACTAGAAACCCCTGTTTTAAGGGTTCTATCACCGTTACAGCCCTCATCCCCTTAGTTAAATTTCAGGGAAAACAATTGGCTTATGGGACGACTTTCGAGGCATCCCCTACTTTCTTTGCCTATGTCCCGCCTGCTTACGTGCCTTTATCAGAGCAAGAAAACTCTTCTGCGGAGGAACTCTCAAAAAGCCGTCAAGTAGAATTTTTGCTGCAACAACAAGAAGAGAATAAGGAAATTTATAGAGCTACTTTTACCGTTCCTGCTTCTGCTGGTATTGTCAGCATCAGTCTGCCCACCTATGAAAATTCTCCCACTTTAGAGGTCGGTAAAAATTATGTCTGGTCTGTTTCGTTAATTTGCGATGCAGAGACTTATAAAGCAGATCCCAGTGATAACTCTATTAAAATTTCTGGTTTGGGTTCTATTAAGCGCGTTAATCCTGAGGCTAGTTTACAAATGCAGTTAAAAGAAGCTTCTCCACGGGAACGCTTCCTTGCCTATGCTAGGAAGGGTATCTGGTACGATGCTCTTTCTACCCTAGCCGAACTGCGTCGCGCTAATCCCAACAATCCTCAATTGGAAGCTGACTGGCGAGAAATGCTCAAGTCCATCCAGCTGGATAACATTACCCAAGAACCAATAGTACCTACTGATAGCCCGTCCCAGAGGTAA
- the mutS gene encoding DNA mismatch repair protein MutS has product MTYSASTPTNSNGKNVRESNNIPNADYRVLDRNKLSKMYHHYAEVKDKYPHALLLYRVGDFFETFFQDAITISRELELVLTSKHGGEVGRVPMTGVPHHAWERYTTQLVEKGYAVVICDQVEDAAEAVGLVKREVTRILTPGTLLEEGMLNARRNNFLAAVVIANTHWGLAYADISTGEFFTTQSSNLDNLTQELMRLQPAEVLVPTNAPDLGSLLRPGEKSEHLPECLPPSFCYALRSQIPFTLSEAKQRLVQKFKVKSLEGLGCEHLPLAVRAAGGLLQYIEETQKSNPVSLQLLRTYAHTDFLIIDNQTRRNLEITQTVRDCTFLGSLLWALDKTCTAMGGRALRRWLLQPLLDIKGINARLDTIEELIKNGNLRQELRQLLRQIYDLERLTGRAASGTASAKDLVALADSLSRLPELANIVSNAGSPYLKALQKEQPILEQLADKLHTYLVESPPIHITEGGLIRQGVDTQLDEMRLLAKDDEEWLKNLEKIEKERTGIANLKVGYTKAFGYYISISRSKADQVPSNYIRKQTLTNEERYITPELKERENRILTARSDLNRLEYEVFVRLREEVATQAELIRHISRAVAAADVLCGLAEVAVYQGYCRPNIVESREVTIIDGRHPVVEQSLPPGFFVPNSTQLGKDSLGKDGEISTNGNGQITADRPDLIILTGPNASGKSCYLRQVGLIQLMAQVGSFVPAKSATLGVCDRIFTRVGAVDDLATGQSTFMVEMNETANILNHATAKSLVLLDEIGRGTATFDGLSIAWAVAEYIATDIQARTIFATHYHELNELASLLDNVANYQVTVKEMPDQIIFLHQVKPGGADKSYGIEAGRLAGLPTVVIQRAKQVMTQIEKHSKIAVGLRKGVESDRTTKRKKKATDVAICEEDLLE; this is encoded by the coding sequence ATGACTTATTCCGCGTCTACCCCTACCAACTCCAACGGTAAAAATGTTCGCGAATCCAACAATATTCCGAATGCTGATTACCGAGTATTAGATAGAAATAAACTCAGCAAAATGTATCATCATTATGCTGAAGTAAAAGATAAATATCCTCATGCTTTGTTGCTATATCGGGTAGGAGATTTCTTTGAAACATTTTTCCAAGATGCTATTACCATATCGAGAGAATTAGAACTAGTTCTTACTAGCAAACACGGTGGGGAAGTTGGTAGAGTACCGATGACTGGCGTACCCCATCATGCTTGGGAACGTTACACCACCCAACTAGTAGAAAAAGGATATGCAGTTGTTATTTGCGATCAAGTAGAAGATGCGGCGGAAGCTGTTGGTTTGGTGAAGCGGGAAGTAACTCGCATTCTCACACCGGGAACCTTGTTAGAAGAGGGAATGTTAAATGCGCGACGCAATAATTTTCTAGCAGCAGTTGTCATTGCTAATACTCACTGGGGTTTAGCTTACGCGGATATTTCCACAGGGGAATTCTTCACTACTCAATCGAGCAATTTAGATAATTTAACCCAAGAATTGATGCGGTTGCAACCAGCAGAAGTTCTCGTACCAACGAATGCACCGGACTTAGGTAGTTTATTGCGTCCCGGTGAAAAATCAGAGCATTTACCTGAATGTTTGCCTCCATCCTTTTGTTATGCTTTGCGTTCGCAAATTCCCTTCACTTTGAGCGAAGCCAAACAGAGATTAGTGCAGAAATTCAAAGTAAAATCTTTAGAAGGTTTGGGTTGCGAACATCTTCCTCTAGCGGTTCGTGCTGCGGGTGGTTTGCTGCAATATATAGAAGAAACTCAAAAAAGTAATCCCGTTTCTCTACAACTACTACGTACCTACGCCCATACTGATTTCTTAATAATAGATAATCAAACTCGCCGCAACTTAGAAATTACTCAAACCGTGCGAGATTGTACTTTTCTCGGTTCGTTGTTGTGGGCGCTGGATAAGACTTGCACTGCAATGGGCGGACGTGCTTTGCGCCGTTGGCTATTGCAACCTTTGTTAGATATTAAAGGTATTAACGCTAGATTAGATACAATTGAAGAATTAATTAAAAATGGGAATTTGCGGCAAGAATTACGCCAATTACTTCGCCAAATATACGATTTAGAAAGACTCACGGGACGGGCGGCTTCCGGAACAGCCAGTGCTAAAGATTTAGTAGCCTTAGCTGATTCTCTTTCTCGCTTACCAGAATTAGCAAATATTGTTTCCAATGCTGGTTCTCCTTATTTAAAAGCTTTACAAAAAGAACAACCAATTTTAGAACAATTGGCAGATAAATTACATACTTATTTAGTAGAATCGCCACCAATTCATATTACGGAAGGTGGTTTGATTCGCCAGGGAGTCGATACCCAACTAGATGAAATGCGTCTATTGGCAAAAGATGATGAAGAGTGGTTGAAAAATTTAGAAAAAATTGAAAAAGAACGCACGGGTATTGCTAATTTAAAAGTAGGATATACCAAAGCTTTTGGTTATTACATTAGCATTTCTCGCTCTAAAGCAGACCAAGTTCCGAGTAATTATATTCGCAAACAAACTCTCACGAATGAAGAGAGATATATTACGCCGGAATTGAAGGAACGAGAAAATAGAATTTTGACTGCTAGAAGTGATTTGAATCGTTTGGAATATGAAGTTTTTGTGAGGTTAAGGGAGGAAGTGGCGACGCAAGCAGAATTAATTCGCCATATTTCTCGTGCTGTTGCTGCTGCTGATGTGTTGTGCGGTTTAGCAGAAGTGGCGGTTTATCAAGGTTATTGTCGTCCGAATATAGTGGAAAGTCGGGAAGTGACAATTATTGATGGGCGTCATCCAGTGGTGGAACAGTCTTTACCGCCTGGATTTTTCGTACCGAATTCCACACAATTGGGTAAAGATTCTTTAGGAAAAGATGGCGAAATCTCCACCAATGGCAATGGACAAATCACCGCTGACCGCCCCGATTTAATCATTTTAACCGGGCCGAATGCGAGTGGCAAGAGTTGTTATTTGCGGCAGGTGGGATTGATTCAGTTGATGGCGCAGGTGGGGAGTTTTGTTCCGGCGAAGTCGGCGACGTTGGGAGTTTGCGATCGCATTTTCACTCGCGTAGGTGCAGTAGACGATTTGGCAACGGGTCAATCTACTTTTATGGTAGAAATGAACGAGACTGCAAATATTCTCAATCACGCCACCGCCAAATCTTTAGTTTTGTTAGATGAAATCGGTCGAGGTACGGCAACTTTTGATGGACTTTCGATCGCTTGGGCGGTAGCAGAATATATCGCAACGGATATCCAAGCGAGAACAATTTTTGCTACTCACTATCATGAATTGAATGAGTTAGCTTCTCTGCTAGATAACGTGGCAAATTATCAAGTGACGGTGAAAGAAATGCCAGACCAAATTATCTTTTTGCACCAAGTTAAACCGGGTGGCGCTGATAAATCTTATGGCATTGAAGCGGGAAGATTGGCCGGTTTACCGACGGTGGTGATTCAGAGAGCAAAACAGGTGATGACTCAGATAGAAAAACACAGTAAAATTGCCGTTGGATTGCGTAAGGGCGTGGAGAGCGATCGCACCACTAAGCGAAAGAAAAAAGCTACCGATGTCGCTATTTGTGAAGAAGATTTGTTGGAATAA
- the gatC gene encoding Asp-tRNA(Asn)/Glu-tRNA(Gln) amidotransferase subunit GatC — protein sequence MLDREQVHKVALLARLELTSEEEEKFTTQLGSILDYFEQLSELDVSNVQPTTRAIDVSNITRPDDQITCQDREAILNGAPEQDGDFFKVPQILGGEE from the coding sequence ATGCTCGATCGCGAACAAGTTCACAAAGTTGCACTGCTTGCCCGTTTGGAATTAACGTCGGAAGAAGAAGAGAAATTTACTACTCAGTTAGGCAGTATTCTCGATTATTTTGAACAATTGAGCGAACTAGATGTCAGTAACGTACAACCAACAACTAGGGCAATTGATGTTAGTAATATAACTCGTCCAGACGATCAAATTACCTGCCAAGATCGGGAAGCTATCCTAAATGGCGCCCCCGAACAAGATGGAGATTTCTTTAAAGTACCGCAAATTTTAGGTGGAGAAGAATAA
- a CDS encoding lasso peptide biosynthesis PqqD family chaperone: MSKVCESSVIVAGKEQVSSDLAGEAVILNLKNGGYYSLNTVGLRIWELIQEPKTVTEIRDTILAEYDVEPEECNSHIFELLEKLAAEELIEVK; encoded by the coding sequence GTGTCAAAGGTTTGTGAATCTTCTGTCATCGTTGCAGGCAAAGAACAAGTTTCTTCGGATCTTGCTGGTGAAGCTGTGATCCTAAACCTGAAAAATGGTGGATATTATAGCCTGAATACTGTAGGGCTTCGTATTTGGGAACTAATTCAAGAGCCAAAAACTGTCACTGAAATCCGCGACACTATTCTGGCAGAGTACGACGTTGAGCCAGAGGAATGCAACAGCCATATCTTTGAATTGCTCGAAAAGCTAGCAGCAGAAGAACTAATCGAGGTCAAATAA
- a CDS encoding CHAT domain-containing tetratricopeptide repeat protein, producing MAKINKIIYPILSLCVISLSTRSVKSENIDRTNQCVISNPNCSLLKIAQTDVRQQIYSLREQSFVARKERNFRRAIALMEQVLQLAQQAKDLDAEWWARNDLAETYKDSGDLPKALALHQQNLAFVRQNSGYFETRPFSQVTQNLIYLSKVYTLQKNYPKAIELLREAIAIEQKLNSPNTSAVMATVLKELGINLFLSGNVKDGEINLLNAAQTFENARQAKTLAWAVGQQYEFEIELKRWLQQILIGQNRTNEALELAEQNRAREFVGLLANRLNFNSTNQQPIDAPNLEQIKQIAKTKNATIVQYTVTYDYNTAWQLTYTNEEQLRANNLFIWVIKPTGQIIFRRQPLNGQKIPLPDLVRQAREAIGVRGLTVVARVEPTPSATPQRSIDYLRQLHQLLIQPIADLLPTNPNDRVVFIPQDFLFLVPFAALKDAKGNYLISQHTVVLSPSIQVLDITRKEQQQIPNSVDGVLIIGNPTMPQSLPKLPGSEKEANAIAQLFNAQPLIGDQATKAAVLQRLSTARIIHFATHGLLDDVFGAFSSLALAPTDRDNGFFKAREIISLKMNAELVVLSACNTGRGKINGDGILGLSRSFLAAGVPSVIVSLWAVPDAPTAALMTNFYTEIKRGADKAQALRQAMLKTMKSYPAPVNWAAFTLVGEANSSPQLQAAKGDASVSTQAAVRNYHTALPVPDNVSNYFELPSQQIEGQIDISFKTNLSVEELVKFYRQEFQNRGLPENDRLSNIRSNGFQLVFVDATNRRNVVIQANGFDPNLMQVFVRLERMRPSGRLPSF from the coding sequence ATGGCTAAAATTAACAAAATTATTTATCCCATTTTATCACTTTGTGTCATTTCCTTATCTACACGATCGGTTAAATCGGAAAATATCGATCGCACTAATCAATGTGTAATATCAAATCCTAACTGTTCTCTCCTCAAAATTGCTCAAACGGATGTGCGGCAGCAAATTTATTCTCTGCGGGAACAAAGTTTTGTTGCTCGCAAAGAGAGAAATTTCAGACGTGCGATCGCACTTATGGAACAAGTTTTACAACTAGCGCAACAAGCAAAAGATTTAGATGCCGAATGGTGGGCGCGAAATGATTTAGCCGAAACTTATAAAGACTCTGGGGATTTGCCGAAAGCTTTAGCACTACACCAACAAAATTTAGCATTTGTTCGGCAAAATTCCGGATATTTTGAAACCAGACCTTTTAGCCAAGTCACCCAAAATTTAATTTATTTAAGTAAAGTCTATACACTTCAAAAAAATTATCCCAAAGCGATCGAATTACTCAGAGAAGCGATCGCGATCGAGCAGAAGCTCAACTCTCCCAATACTTCAGCAGTGATGGCTACTGTTTTAAAAGAATTGGGAATCAATCTCTTTCTTAGTGGCAATGTGAAAGATGGAGAAATTAACTTATTAAATGCTGCCCAAACATTTGAAAATGCTCGACAAGCAAAAACATTAGCTTGGGCAGTCGGTCAACAATATGAATTTGAAATCGAACTAAAACGCTGGTTACAACAAATTTTAATCGGCCAAAATCGCACCAACGAAGCTTTAGAATTAGCCGAACAAAATCGCGCCCGTGAATTTGTTGGGTTACTCGCTAACCGTTTAAACTTTAATTCAACAAATCAACAACCAATTGATGCGCCCAATCTGGAACAAATCAAGCAAATTGCCAAAACTAAAAACGCTACTATAGTACAATACACCGTTACTTATGACTACAATACAGCGTGGCAATTAACCTATACTAACGAAGAACAACTTCGGGCGAACAATCTATTCATTTGGGTGATTAAACCAACAGGTCAAATTATATTTCGCCGCCAACCTCTCAACGGACAAAAAATCCCTCTTCCCGATCTAGTACGCCAAGCGCGAGAAGCTATTGGTGTCAGGGGTTTAACTGTAGTAGCCAGAGTCGAACCAACTCCATCAGCTACACCTCAACGTTCGATCGATTATTTACGCCAACTTCATCAATTGTTAATTCAACCAATTGCTGATTTATTACCAACAAATCCAAACGATCGCGTAGTTTTCATTCCCCAAGATTTTCTCTTTTTAGTACCATTTGCCGCCCTGAAAGATGCGAAAGGGAATTATTTAATTTCTCAACATACAGTAGTTTTATCTCCTTCCATTCAAGTATTAGATATAACTCGTAAGGAACAACAACAAATTCCTAATTCCGTTGATGGCGTGCTGATTATCGGTAATCCTACTATGCCTCAATCGTTACCAAAATTACCAGGATCGGAAAAAGAAGCAAATGCGATCGCGCAACTATTTAACGCTCAACCTTTAATTGGCGATCAAGCTACCAAAGCCGCTGTATTGCAACGTTTATCTACAGCCCGAATCATTCATTTTGCCACTCACGGATTATTAGATGATGTTTTCGGTGCATTTAGTTCCCTCGCTTTAGCACCTACCGATCGAGATAACGGATTCTTCAAAGCGCGAGAAATTATCAGCTTAAAAATGAACGCTGAATTAGTTGTTTTAAGTGCTTGCAATACAGGTCGAGGTAAAATAAATGGAGATGGCATTTTAGGATTATCTCGTTCTTTTTTAGCGGCTGGCGTACCCAGCGTAATCGTTTCTCTGTGGGCGGTTCCCGATGCACCCACCGCCGCCTTAATGACTAACTTTTATACAGAAATTAAACGCGGTGCAGATAAAGCCCAAGCCCTCCGCCAAGCCATGTTAAAAACAATGAAAAGTTACCCAGCCCCCGTCAATTGGGCGGCATTTACTTTAGTAGGTGAAGCAAATTCTTCTCCTCAATTACAAGCAGCCAAAGGCGATGCAAGCGTAAGCACTCAAGCGGCTGTCAGAAATTATCATACAGCACTTCCCGTTCCCGATAACGTGAGTAATTATTTTGAGTTACCTTCACAACAAATCGAAGGTCAAATCGATATTTCTTTTAAAACTAATCTCAGTGTAGAAGAATTAGTTAAATTTTATCGTCAAGAATTCCAAAATAGGGGTTTGCCGGAAAACGATCGCCTCAGCAATATTCGATCGAATGGTTTTCAACTGGTATTTGTAGATGCAACTAACCGCCGAAATGTGGTAATTCAAGCCAATGGTTTCGATCCCAATTTAATGCAAGTTTTTGTCAGGCTTGAAAGAATGCGACCATCTGGTAGATTACCTTCTTTTTAG
- a CDS encoding lasso peptide biosynthesis B2 protein, with translation MKLLLKFLGLAPSDRFLLLITFFLLLAIRLGLWLLPFKVLLRGLGKISHTSPQMQPASSDNLDKVSWAVNQASRFMPKVKCLARALTAQVLLSWRGCCADLRIGVAKSESGKLEAHAWVESQGRIIVGGLADLSRYTPLPSLEV, from the coding sequence ATGAAATTGCTGCTGAAGTTCTTGGGCCTTGCACCGAGCGATCGCTTTCTTCTCCTTATTACCTTTTTTCTATTATTAGCCATCCGACTGGGATTGTGGCTACTACCTTTTAAAGTGTTGTTGCGAGGACTGGGCAAAATCTCCCACACTTCTCCTCAAATGCAGCCAGCTTCCTCAGACAACCTAGATAAAGTTTCTTGGGCAGTAAATCAGGCTAGCCGCTTTATGCCCAAAGTCAAGTGTCTTGCTCGCGCGTTGACTGCACAAGTGCTACTGAGTTGGCGCGGTTGTTGTGCTGACCTTCGCATCGGTGTCGCCAAAAGCGAGTCTGGCAAATTAGAAGCCCACGCTTGGGTAGAAAGTCAGGGACGGATTATTGTTGGTGGTTTAGCAGACCTTTCTCGCTATACTCCACTACCATCTCTGGAAGTATAA
- a CDS encoding photosystem I assembly protein Ycf3 codes for MPRTQRNDNFIDKTFTVMADMILKVLPANKKAKEAFVYYRDGMSAQSEGEYAEALENYNEALKLEEDPYDRGYILYNMGLIYASNGEHEKALEHYHQALELNPRLPQALNNIAVIYHYFGEKAKEAGKTEEADSWYDKAAEYWRQAIRLAPNNYIEAQNWLKTTGRSGMDVFF; via the coding sequence ATGCCGAGAACTCAGCGCAACGACAACTTTATCGATAAAACCTTTACTGTAATGGCAGATATGATTCTGAAAGTTCTGCCAGCTAACAAAAAAGCAAAAGAAGCTTTTGTCTACTACCGTGATGGGATGTCTGCTCAATCGGAAGGAGAATATGCAGAAGCTTTGGAAAATTATAACGAAGCTCTCAAACTAGAGGAAGACCCTTACGATCGCGGTTATATCCTCTACAATATGGGGCTGATTTATGCCAGCAACGGCGAACATGAAAAAGCTTTAGAACACTATCATCAAGCCCTTGAACTAAATCCTCGTTTACCTCAAGCACTGAATAATATCGCGGTAATTTATCATTATTTTGGCGAAAAAGCTAAAGAAGCTGGCAAAACGGAAGAGGCAGACTCTTGGTACGATAAGGCTGCCGAATATTGGAGACAGGCTATTCGTCTCGCTCCTAACAACTACATCGAAGCCCAAAACTGGCTGAAAACCACTGGCCGATCTGGTATGGATGTATTCTTTTAG
- a CDS encoding nucleotidyltransferase family protein: protein MLLESPVKFLSVNSSPEIEVLLICACTSMESEKANRLKALLQAGIEWEKLIQMATQHKVIPLLYWNLNTICPEAVPQNIFDRLQKNYYTDARRNLFLSGELVRLLDLFESQGIQALPFKGPILAASAYGNLSLRQFCDLDILIREKDIEKAKMLFLSEGYEMKIERIEVTPEQEAAFVRSPNIHHFVREAAYPFIHEQKKILAELHWGIVPKYFSFPLDSEQLWENIEQVSIAGKSVPNLSPENALLMICGHGTKDCWRQLARICDVAEIIRSHPQLDWTKLMERATILGGKRMLCLGIFLAKNLLGTTLPDSVCQKIQADPEVEILATQVFDGLFSNTNKSSKDGNVTSFHLRAKENLTDKLQYFLLITITPTTTDWLLLPLAKFPTFIYYLLRPIRLIGEQALKVFKSMVAM from the coding sequence ATGTTGCTAGAATCACCTGTTAAATTTTTATCGGTTAACTCTTCTCCAGAAATTGAAGTGTTGCTAATCTGCGCCTGCACTTCTATGGAATCGGAAAAAGCTAATCGCCTGAAAGCTTTGCTGCAAGCAGGGATAGAATGGGAAAAATTGATCCAGATGGCGACTCAACATAAAGTGATCCCGCTTTTGTATTGGAATTTAAACACCATCTGCCCAGAAGCAGTTCCCCAAAATATCTTCGATCGGTTACAAAAAAATTACTATACTGATGCTCGTCGTAATTTATTTTTAAGTGGGGAATTGGTCAGACTTTTGGATCTTTTTGAGTCGCAAGGAATCCAAGCTTTACCTTTCAAAGGGCCGATTTTAGCTGCTTCTGCTTATGGGAATTTGTCTTTGCGCCAGTTCTGTGATTTAGATATTTTGATTCGCGAGAAAGATATCGAAAAGGCAAAGATGCTGTTCCTTTCTGAAGGATATGAAATGAAAATTGAGCGCATAGAAGTAACTCCAGAACAGGAAGCTGCTTTTGTGCGATCGCCAAATATCCATCACTTTGTCCGCGAAGCTGCTTATCCATTCATACACGAACAGAAGAAAATATTGGCGGAACTCCACTGGGGAATAGTCCCAAAATATTTTTCTTTCCCGCTGGATTCTGAACAATTGTGGGAAAATATCGAACAAGTTTCCATTGCTGGTAAGAGTGTCCCCAATCTTTCCCCAGAAAATGCCTTGCTGATGATTTGCGGACATGGAACTAAAGACTGCTGGAGACAATTAGCGAGGATTTGCGATGTAGCTGAAATAATCCGTAGCCATCCGCAATTAGATTGGACAAAATTAATGGAGCGGGCTACAATTCTGGGCGGTAAACGAATGCTATGTCTTGGTATTTTCCTAGCTAAAAATCTCCTGGGAACTACTTTACCAGATTCAGTTTGCCAAAAAATACAGGCCGATCCAGAAGTAGAAATATTGGCAACTCAGGTATTCGATGGGCTTTTCTCTAATACTAATAAATCGTCTAAAGATGGTAATGTTACCAGTTTTCATCTCCGCGCCAAAGAAAACTTAACTGACAAATTACAATACTTTCTGCTTATAACGATAACGCCGACTACTACTGACTGGCTACTTCTACCTTTAGCTAAATTTCCTACTTTCATTTACTATCTGTTGCGTCCAATTAGGTTAATAGGAGAGCAAGCATTGAAAGTATTTAAGAGTATGGTTGCTATGTAG
- a CDS encoding AAA family ATPase, with protein sequence MLKQIVLEKWKSFRYAVLPIDPLTILIGANASGKSNLLEALEFLKRTTLGKEIQAALAGDSTLTSIRGGVEWAALKSEPDFKLEVLVQGEDEHTDYLYTLMVRTAHITEVWSESIKKIIQNGENEKAKEFTIFQTEEITTNKAGIIVEISSLAPYSKEGKIYQEFRRNSSILSQINVVYGLPLSQEAVDGIKLVSETLQNIFILDPIPSRMRAYSPLSESLQSDASNIAGVLAALPARKKAEVESTLSAYIKNLPERDIQKVWAESVGRFKSDAMIYCEELWVPGEQPTEIDARSMSDGTLRFLAILTALLTRPEKSQMIIEEVDNGLHPSRSNLLVKMLREIGQERQIDILVTTHNPALLDALGPEIVPFVAVAHRDYETGESKLTLLEEIDNLPKLMASGTLGKLTTKGAIEKSLSGKR encoded by the coding sequence ATGCTTAAGCAAATTGTACTTGAGAAATGGAAGAGTTTTCGCTATGCGGTGCTTCCCATTGACCCACTGACGATTCTGATCGGTGCAAACGCTAGTGGTAAATCAAATCTATTAGAAGCTTTGGAATTTCTGAAAAGAACTACTCTAGGTAAGGAAATACAAGCTGCTTTGGCAGGAGATTCAACCCTTACCTCCATTCGTGGAGGTGTAGAGTGGGCTGCACTTAAATCAGAACCTGACTTCAAATTGGAAGTTTTAGTTCAGGGAGAAGATGAGCACACAGATTATCTCTACACTCTCATGGTAAGAACTGCTCATATTACAGAGGTATGGTCTGAATCTATTAAAAAAATAATCCAAAATGGTGAAAATGAAAAAGCGAAAGAATTCACTATATTTCAAACAGAAGAAATAACGACTAATAAAGCTGGTATTATTGTTGAGATTTCTAGCCTTGCTCCTTATAGCAAAGAAGGGAAAATTTACCAAGAATTTAGACGAAATAGTTCGATTTTGAGTCAAATTAATGTGGTTTACGGGCTTCCTTTATCCCAAGAAGCTGTTGACGGAATAAAGTTAGTTTCTGAAACATTACAAAATATTTTTATCCTAGATCCTATTCCTTCTAGAATGCGAGCTTATTCACCGCTTTCTGAAAGCCTTCAAAGTGATGCTTCAAATATTGCTGGTGTTTTAGCAGCATTGCCCGCTCGAAAGAAAGCTGAGGTGGAATCAACCCTATCTGCCTACATCAAGAATTTGCCAGAACGAGATATTCAGAAAGTATGGGCAGAATCTGTTGGTAGATTTAAAAGCGATGCAATGATCTATTGTGAAGAACTATGGGTACCAGGTGAACAACCCACAGAAATAGATGCACGAAGTATGTCAGATGGAACTCTCAGATTTTTAGCAATTCTTACCGCTCTTTTGACACGACCAGAAAAGAGCCAAATGATAATAGAGGAAGTCGATAATGGGCTACATCCATCTCGTTCAAACTTGCTGGTAAAAATGCTTCGAGAAATCGGGCAAGAAAGACAAATTGATATATTAGTTACTACTCATAATCCAGCTTTACTTGATGCTTTGGGGCCAGAGATAGTTCCTTTTGTAGCGGTGGCACATCGAGATTATGAGACAGGTGAAAGTAAGCTTACTCTTCTAGAAGAGATTGACAATCTTCCCAAGTTAATGGCATCTGGAACGTTAGGCAAACTCACAACTAAGGGTGCTATTGAAAAGAGCCTTTCCGGTAAAAGGTAG